TTATGGTCGCAAGTATCACGTGCAAATCTGGCAAGCGATCGCTTGTTCTATCCTAAATAAAGTCTTCGACTTAGCACCCCCCGCCTTAGTCGGTACGGCTGTAGATGTAGTAGTGCAAAAACAGGATTCCCTAATTGCTAAATTGGGGGTACGCGATGTCTTCGGACAACTTTTGATACTTGCATTCCTCACCTTCATCATCTGGAGTTTGGAATCTACATTTGAGTACGCCTACAAATTGCTTTGGCGCAATCTAGCGCAGACAATTGAACACGACTTGCGACTCGATGCATATACGCACATACAGGAATTAGAATTAGCCTACTTTGAAGACCGCAGTACTGGCGGTTTGATGTCTATCCTTAATGATGATATCAATCAATTGGAGCGCTTCTTAGATAGCGGTGCAACTGAAATCCTCCAGGTACTCACAACAGTAGTAATTATTGGTAGCGTATTTTTCATTCTAGCCCCAAGCGTGGCTTGGATGTCCATGCTGCCCATGCCATTTATCTTATGGGGTTCCATCGTATTTCAAAAGCGACTTGCTCCCTATTATGCCGATGTGCGGGAAAAAGTAAGTTTGCTCAACGGGCAATTATCCAATAATTTGAGCGGCATTACAACAATTAAAAGCTTCACGACAGAAGAATATGAAGCCGCAAGAATTGGTAGGGAAAGCGATGCTTATAGACAAAGCAACAGGAAAGCGATCGCCATCAGTTCTGCCTTTGTTCCGTTAATTCGCATCATCATTTTATTCGGCTTTACTGCAACGCTAATAATTGGGGGAATGCAAGCAGTGGCAGGCAAGCTGTCTGTAGGTAGCTACAGTATAATGATCTTCTTTACAGAGCGTTTACTCTGGCCTTTGACTCGCCTGGGAGACACGTTCGACCAGTATCAAAGAGCTATGGCATCTATAAACAGAGTAATGAATCTTTTAGATACACCGATTGCCATTCATTCGGGAGATATTTCATTACCAGTCGAAAAAGTGCGCGGCGAAGTAGATTTAAAAAATGTCACCTTTGCTTACAATGGACTAGATCCAGTAATTAAAAATCTTTCCTTACAGATCCCCGCTGGTAAGACTATAGCGATTGTCGGTTCCACTGGTTCGGGTAAGAGTACCCTAGTGAAACTGTTACTAAGGTTGTATGAAATTGAAACAGGAAATATAACCTTAGATGGCATTGACATCCGCAATTTGAAGTTAAAAGATTTGCGGCGATCTATTGGCTTAGTTAGCCAAGATGTCTTCTTATTTCACGGTACGGTGCAGGAAAATATTGTCTATGGAAATCCTGATGCAACAATAACAGAAGCGATCGCTGCTGCTAAAATTGCCGAAGCCCACGATTTTATCATCCAACTTCCCCAAGGCTACGACACGATTGTTGGCGAACGCGGACAGAAATTATCAGGGGGACAGCGACAAAGATTGGCGATCGCGCGAGCAGTTTTGAAGAATCCGCCCATTCTTATCCTCGATGAAGCAACTTCTGCGGTGGATAATGAAACAGAAGCAGCAATTCAGCGATCGCTCGAACAAATTACCATTAACAGAACAACGATTGCGATCGCTCATCGCCTCTCCACCGTCCGCAATGCTGATTGCATCTATGTCATGGAATATGGTCGATTAGTAGAACAAGGACGCCACGAACAATTACTCAATCAACAGGGAATTTATGCTAGTTTGTGGCGAGTACAGACGGGGGTGAAAGCAGAGGAGAATTAATAATCAAAGCCCGCCGACTTCAGTCGGCGGCTATACAAACAAAACCTGCCGAAGCCAGGTTTCAAGAGCCATTTATTAGTCCGCGTAGGCGGACTTTGTTTTTGTAGCCGGGATTTCAATCGCCAGGTATTTTAGTTCTGTTATTTTATCAGAGCGATCGCGCAAATTTATCTTAGTGCTATCATCGCCCCGCTTGTAAATTCAATCCTTACAAAACAAGAACAGAGTCATTGAAAACTCTATCGCACTCCCCAGATTTTGATGGTATTGTCACTACTGCCGCTGACAATAGTTTGTCCATCGGGGCTGATGGCGACAGAATTTACCCGCTTTGAATGTTCTTTGAGACTATTTCTGAGTTTGCCATCATGCAGGTTCCAGAGTTTAATGGTACCGTTTTCACCACTACTGAAAATAGTCTGTCCATCGGGGCTAATAGCGACGGAAAGAATATGCGATGAACGCGCTTTGATTGTATTTCTAAGTTCTCCGGTGTGCAGGTTCCAGATATGAATGGTTTTGTCCCAGCTGCCACTAACAAGAGTATCACCATCCGGCGCTATGGCGACGGACATAACCCAGTCTGAATGACCTATGAGTGTATTTCTCAATTCCCCGGTGTGTACGTTCCAAATCTTGATGGTATTGTCACTACTGCCACTAACAATAGTTTGCCCATCGGGGCTGATGGCGACAGAACGAACATAGTCTGAATGCCCTATCAGTGTATTCTTGAGTTCTCCGGTATGCAGGTTCCAGATACGAATGGTTTTGTCCCAACTGCCACTGGCAAGAGTCTGCCCATCCGGTGCTATAGCGACGGA
The window above is part of the Microcoleus sp. FACHB-831 genome. Proteins encoded here:
- a CDS encoding ABC transporter ATP-binding protein; the encoded protein is MNEQTRSRTRQNKDQAVHPLKRLLNYGRKYHVQIWQAIACSILNKVFDLAPPALVGTAVDVVVQKQDSLIAKLGVRDVFGQLLILAFLTFIIWSLESTFEYAYKLLWRNLAQTIEHDLRLDAYTHIQELELAYFEDRSTGGLMSILNDDINQLERFLDSGATEILQVLTTVVIIGSVFFILAPSVAWMSMLPMPFILWGSIVFQKRLAPYYADVREKVSLLNGQLSNNLSGITTIKSFTTEEYEAARIGRESDAYRQSNRKAIAISSAFVPLIRIIILFGFTATLIIGGMQAVAGKLSVGSYSIMIFFTERLLWPLTRLGDTFDQYQRAMASINRVMNLLDTPIAIHSGDISLPVEKVRGEVDLKNVTFAYNGLDPVIKNLSLQIPAGKTIAIVGSTGSGKSTLVKLLLRLYEIETGNITLDGIDIRNLKLKDLRRSIGLVSQDVFLFHGTVQENIVYGNPDATITEAIAAAKIAEAHDFIIQLPQGYDTIVGERGQKLSGGQRQRLAIARAVLKNPPILILDEATSAVDNETEAAIQRSLEQITINRTTIAIAHRLSTVRNADCIYVMEYGRLVEQGRHEQLLNQQGIYASLWRVQTGVKAEEN